Genomic window (Mesotoga sp. Brook.08.105.5.1):
CCTTCAAACTCACCGATGTGCTCATGTACTGCTTTGTGCTTTCCCTCTTTCACATACTGATAGATGTGTTCAAAGCTCAGATCGAGAGTCGGCGAGGTCCGGCAACGAAGTTTATCATGTTCATTGTTGACCAATTCTTGCATCTAGTGCTCATTTCTTTCCTCTTGCCGATTTCCAGCTTCACCGTTTCAAGGAGCTTCTCGAGCTTCATTGGTTGGTTCTCCATACATACGGGGCTAAACCTGTCCTCGCTTCCGGTTCAAAGAATTCTGTTGATAACAATTGTCTATTTATACGTACTCTTTGCCGGAGCGGTCTTCATAAGAAAGCTCTTTGATCTCATCTACAAGAATGTACCGGACTATCTTCAGAGAATAGCAGGAGACAGCTCCGTTCTCGATAATGTGAAGACCGGAAAAGTGATCGGGATCTTCGAAAGACTTCTCATTCTTACACTTTATCTCACGGGAAATGTTGCCTCTATAACCATTGTAATAGCCGCCAAATCGCTGGCCAGATTTAAGAATTTCGAGAACAAAGACTTTGCAGAATACTATCTAATCGGGACACTGGCGAGCGTGATGATTGCAATGGTTGGCGGGATGATCTTGAAGGTTCTTTGAGGCGGATCAGAGGTAAGAGGAATGAGGCTAGAGGTAAGAAGATCAAGATCTCTTCGCTCTTCCGACCTCTTGCCTCTGACCTCAGGCTCTTCCCAAGGACTGGTCCATGATCTGGGACGGAGGACTAAGGACGGCTCTTCACAGCGTTCAGCGGGTCTTTGTTATTAAGCTTACAGCGGATCTTCGNNNNNNNNNNNNNCAGGGTCACGCCACCTGTATGCCGGTCACCATCTGGACAGTAAGCAGGTTTCCTCCAGACTTATCCCGGGATAGTTGGTCCTCCCGGTTTAGATGACACTAAAGGTCCTTACGACACGTTCACGGTGGTTCACTTGTATTCGTCTCCTCTGGTACTCACCTGACGGGATCACTGTCCCGCCTTTTCCCGTAACGTTCACTACCATGGCTCTTTACCACAGCAGCTTACGGTGGTTTGAAGCCTCCACCTGCATGGCGGCTTCGAGGGGCCCTCCCTCATCTTCGATTAAGCATGGCTTGAAGTTTCCTTCTTCGCCTTCTTGGCACACACCAACCGCAACCAGTATTGTGGAAACAACTATGGAGATTCCACATTATAAATCTCGCAATCTTCACTATAATTTTAATGCAAATGATTGATTCTTAAGAAAATGGCATTGCTCAAACGATCAGTCTTCAAAACTCTGATCTTGAAGAATCCTTTAGCGGTCAAGAGCCCGTCACTGAGTAGTGCTTTCTGGGTATCGTGAAGGCAAAAATGATAGACTTGACAAAACCAGTCGTTTCTCATACAGGAGTATTTATGAAGAATTGGCTTATAGCTGTCTCTCTTGCTTCAGTAGCAACGCTTTTCTGGGCCGTTATAGGTTTTGCGGTGACAGAAGTCAGGTATTCTGAAGTTGAAAGTCAAATTGCCAACTCAGCAAGAATGATCGCGGAAAACACTGCAAAGACCACATTAATCGGCCACTTTCATCGTGATTCGTTTTATGAAGCTGTTATGCTGAATGACAACGATTTCACCAATCACTACCTAATGGGGATGCTGGCCAGTAATATGCATATCAAAGGTGTTGCTGTTTTTTATAATGATGAGGTTTTTGCGTCTGCTGGTGAGAAGTTTGAAATTGCCGTCACGCCTACTGTTGAAGGAGGAGACTACTCGGAGATCTTCTCAGTGGGCAACGATCTTTTTGCAATTTCTGCCTTCACCAACAACGCTGGTTCAGAGAGCTCAAAGGATGGGTATGTCATTCTGAAGCTAGATCTCGAGGGAATTCTGAGTCTGCTTACAACAGAAGGATACAGCTTGAACAGCGAGAAGGGGAGTCTGCTATTAGCAGGAGTCTCAGTTTCTCTTGAGCGCAGATGGCTACCGGCTAACTATGCCGCAATCGCTTTCGTCTTTCTTCTGACATTCGCCTTCACCGCTACTATACAGCGAATGGCTGGCAAGAAGTTTCTTTTCAGAAGGAACAGAGAAATGTCTCTGCTTCTGGAAAAGATTCCGACACTGATCTGGTGCTTCAGAGATCAGGAGACTTTCGGAATCGTCAATGAGTCGTTTGCAAAGTTTTTTGGCAGGCACCCGGAGGAAATTGATGGGAAGAATGTCTTTGAGATTCTCACGGAACATGAGGCAATAGAATGTGTTGAGAGCAACAAGGAAGTTTTCGCTCGAAAAGAGAAACTTGCTTTTGAGCAGAATTCAGAGAACTCGATTGGAGAGCTAAGAATCCTGGAGATTACGAAGACGCCGGATATCGACGAGTTCGGAAATATTAAATCCGTGGTTTGTTCTGCAAACGATGTCACAGAGGAAAGAAAGGCTCTTAGCAAGATCAAGCTCATCCAATTTGGGCTGGATAACTCGAACGATGAGGCCTACTGGATTGCACCTGACGGCACGATACTGTATGCAAACAGCGCAGCCTGTAAGAATCTTGGATACACAAAGGATGAGATTTCCGGACTGAAGGTAAATGATCTCGATAAATCGATGGAGGCAATGGATAGAAGAGTAAGCTGGGAAAGGCTTAAGTCGAAAGGAAGGGATACATTTGAAGCCTATCATGTGAGAAAGGACGGCTCTGTCTTTCCCGTCGAGATTAACAGGAATTATTTCAGGTACGATGAAAGCGAATACGAATTTACTTTTGCCCGAGATATATCTGAACGCATGAGAAATCTGGAGATTCTTGAGAGAGATAGGTTCAGAATAGAACGGCTTCACGATGCAGCTCTCAATCTGGAAAGATGCGGAACCCTCCAGGATGTATATGACTCTGTGATTGAAGCAGCTAATGAGATCCTTGAATTTGATATATGCTTCATCTGTGTCAACGAAGAGGATAATCTAGTAATCAAGGCATCTTCCAACCTAAATCCGCGAGACCCAATTGTAATGCCGAAAGATGTTGGAATTGTCGGGAAGACTTTCAGAGAGAAGAAGCCTTACATAATCGATGATATCCAGGAGTTCCCCGGCACTCTCAAATCAAACGACATCTACCGTGCTGGCCTAAGCGTTCCGATTGGAGATGTTGGAGTCTTTCAGGCGATGTCCGCGAATAGGTCGAAGTTTGGCCAACAGGAGCTAAGACTGACTGAACTTCTTATGTCTCACGTCCGCGAAGCGATCGTGAGAATCGAGACCGAGAAGCGTATGAATTACATGTCTCTTCATGACGGGCTTACTGATTTGTACAACAGGTTCTATTTCGAGGAAGAACTCATCAGGTTGGAAGGATCGAGATTCTATCCTATTTCAATCGTTTCGGCCGATGTCGACGGTCTGAAGCTAATTAACGATACGATGGGCCATGCAAGAGGAGATCAGATACTTTTGGAGTTTTCGAGAATTCTGAGATCCTGTTTCAGAAAGAATGATGTTATTGCAAGGTTTGGTGGAGACGAATTTGCAGTTATTCTCATACGAACGGATGAAGCTACTACCGAGAAGATCGCGTCGAGAGTCAGGGAGATTGTCGGTAAATTCAACAGAGATCACATCGGACCTCCTCTGAGTGTTTCCATGGGAATCGCTACCAGTAAGGGACAGGAACAATCTCTTGTCGAGACTCTGAGGCATGCAGATGACCTGATGTATCGTGACAAACTTTACAGGAGCTCCAGCGTCAGAAGCCAGATGGTGAACACGCTGCTAGTTACTCTTGCCGAAAAGGATCAAATCTCTGGCGGTCATGCGAAGAGACTGCAGAGGATGTGCCTAGAACTGGGAAGAAGAGCAGGACTGAGTTCTCGGCAACTCAGCGACCTAGCGCTTTTTGCTCAGGTTCACGATCTAGGAAAGGTTGGAATTCCAGATAGAATACTATTCAAACCAGGCCCACTAGATGATGATGAATGGAAAGTGATGAGACTTCACCCAGAAAAGGGATACAGGATCGCCGTGTCATCTCCAGACCTCTCTTCAGTCGCAGATCTAATTCTCAGGCATCATGAAAGATGGGATGGTGAGGGCTATCCTCTGGGTATCAAGGGCGATAAGATCCCCGTTGAATGCAGAATTCTTTCTATTGTAGATGCCTTTGATGCAATGACAAATGACAGACCATACAGCAAAGCCAGGAACAGGCAGGAAGCAATTGACGAAATAAAGAGATGTTCCGGTACTCAATTTGACCCCGAACTGGTGATTAAGTTTAGGGAAATGATAGAGATAGAGTCTTTCTAGATGCTCTTGATTATTTGTGAGATTTTTTTGTAGCTCAGAAGAGATATAAGAAGCGCTACTGCCAACGATGATAGTGATATTAGAAGGAGCCAAGCTGTGCCGGTGCCGTCAACTGCGCCTTTCAGAATCAACGTGATAGGCATTATTGCCCCAAAACTCAATCCCATGCAGATCAATTGGTTCAGAAGAACGAATTTCGTTCTCATGAATGCATTCGGATTATCCATTTGATCGGGAGGTGACGAAAGAACACCTCTTATACCGAGCAGAGAGGATGTCACATAAAGCACAAAGACAGCCGGAACAACCATAAGATAACCGAAAGAACCTCTCTTGATCAAGATGCTTACGCCTAGAACGCCCACAAAGAGAACTGTCCCCAACAGAACAGGTAGAGTGGTTTTTATGGCTATCATCCTTCCCAGAGAAAGAGGCAATATCTTTGTAGTCTCAATAAAGGGATACTCTCTGCCCATCAAAAAGGCGGATTGTATAGTGGTGAAGATGGTACTAATAAGTACCATAGTGAAGATCGATGTTACTACTTCTTCTGATATAAGTCCAAAAACAAGTCCAAAGACAACGGGATAGAAAAGATAGTATATTAGCTGTTCATAGCGTCTATATATCTTTAGTTCTCTTCTGAGCAAAACCCATCCCCGCCTGTCATTGAAGGTCACGGTCTTCTGCTTGTTCTTGGAATATGATACCGGTTCGAATTTGATAGATGAGGCAACCCTGAAAAAAACATATCCCAGCAAAGGAATTGCTGCTACTCCAACTAGGAGGTACAGAGGGCTTTCCGAAGACTTAACACTCCAGGTGAAGATATTCATAGGGTTTGAAAAAACCTCCCAAGCGCTTGCCAGCTTCTGCAGATAAAGCGGTATGTTATCCGTGCTCTGTGGAACTAACTGAACTATTATGAAGAACATGAAAGCTGCCGCAATTTGAACGATGAACATTACTTTTCTTGCGACTGCCCTGGACATGAATTTCCCAAGAGCTACAGAAACGATGGAAGCCAGAAGTACGGTGTTTATTACCACGAGAACAAGTGAAGGGATTCCGATCCATGGATTGGGATCGATCCTGAGATGGTATGGAAGAGCGATTCCCAGAAAGACGGACAGAGTGAGCCCCTGATATAGGGTCGAGATAATAATCTGATAGACTATGATACTCACTCTCTTTACCGGAAGAACGAGAAGCATGTCTATCTCATCGTTTCTCATGAAGAGATAAGACGATGTGGCCGAAAACGAGATTAGAAAGAACAGCCCTGAGATTGTCAGAAAGAATCCGGCCATGACCTTGCCAAGGGAGACGCCTTCAACGGCTACTCCAGAAGTCGCACCATACACGTTCCAGAGAAACATTCCGATCATGATTGTGAATACTGCAAAGACGAATAGCTGGCCCGAAAGGCCTCCTCTTGTGCCTTTCTTGCCCGGAAACATGAAGAGCTTGTACTTAAGGAACAGCTTAAGGTCGTTCAAATAGACACCTCACAATGCGCCTACAATTTCCTGGATGTCTTCGTTCTCGCCAGTAAGCTGCAGGAAGAGGTTCTCTAGAGTCTCTTTGTTGTCGGCTCCTGCTCTCTTTCTTAGCTCATCCATCGTGCCCTCGGAAATAAGCTTCCCCTTGTTGATTATGCCTATACGGTCGCACATCTTTTCCGCTATCTCCAGCACGTGTGTGGTCATGAAAATGGTAGAGCCTTCGCCCTTATACTTCTCAAGAAGCATCTTAAGTATCTTCGCGCTTCTTGCATCGAGACCTACGGTCGGCTCATCCAAAAAGATGACTTCTGGTCTCCTCATCAGAACAGAGATAACCATTATCTTCTGTTTCATACCGTGAGACATCTCAGATATCATCTTCCCCAGATAATCTATTCCAAACGCTTCACATAGTTCGCCGACTCTCTTCTTCGCTTCTTGTCTCTTATCGGGAAAGACATCCATAATGAACTCAAGGAACTCCGCTCCTGTAAAGTAGGAATAGATTCTTGGTTCTTCAGGGACAACACCGATCTTGCTCTTTATCTGAAGCTCATTATTCGAGTAGTTCATGCCGAGGATTTTTATCTCTCCAGAAGTAGGTCTAAGCGTACCGGTAAGCATTCTAATCGTTGTTGTCTTTCCAGCTCCGTTTGGTCCCAGAAAGCCATATATCTCGCCAGAGTTCACCAGCAGATCTATCTCGTCTACTACGGGGCTCTTATCGAATGCTTTCGTAAGTTTTTTACAGTCAATCATCTAGCATCCCTCCAGACGGTATTGCTTCAGGACGATCTTCGTGTATGACCCGAACCTATTCTACGACAAGACCCGATACATTTCACAAAATGTCAAGAAATTCTGTTGATCTGGCAGATGATTCCTATACAGCGCAGGCAATCCTGTTGCCGGATGATATAATTGGCTAAGTTTATGAGGTGGGCATATGAGAAAAGCTGTCTCCTTCGCATTATTAGCTGCCGTAGTAATAATTCTATTGTCGGGAATCAACGGTCTCAGCTTCGATCCCTCGCCCGCAGCATTTCTGAGCCATGATGATCCTGAACTGGCAGCGTTCAACCGAATCGCGGAGGTTTTTGGAGACACTGGATCGATCATGGTGATTCTTAATGCATCGGAAACTCCACTCGAGCTTCTGAAAAGAATATCAGATGAGATAAAGTCTCTTGACTGGGTCAACTCGGTGTTGTCAGCCACTGAAGCGATGAAGCTGGGAAGGTTCAATCTTTTCACTTTGAGAATTCCAACTGAGGACTACGTGTACTTGGAAGATGGGAAATTGGTGCTGAATGAAGATCTGCTGACAGATCCGATATACAGTAACCTGCTGATATCTTCTGACGGCAGCTATTACGGCATACTGATTACAATCGCAGACGGAAATGAGTTGAGCAGCGACACACTTGTCCCTGAACTTCGATCGAAACTCGATTCTCTCGATGTAAAGGGCTATAGACTAATTGGAGAGAGCGTTGCCAACACAGAGACATTCAGATCAATAATCGATCTTACCTTCAAGTATCCACCTTTCATTCTACTTGCAATTCTCATGGTCTACGTAATCAAGTTCAGAAAGGTCTCGCTTGCTTTGCTTACACTGGTTCCTCCTCTAGCCTCCGTAATGGCGATAGTTGGAGTAATGGGTATAATGAAGCTTTCGATCAACAGTTTGACCGTTATGATCCCTTCATTTATCGTCATTATTGGAAGTGCATACGGGATGCATTTCCTCTCAAGGTTTGAAGAAAACATTCATCTTAAGAATGCCGTCAGTCGGACAGTTCACGAGGAGAGAGTTCCTGTTCTTTTATCTGCTTTGACAACGATGGCAGGCTTTTCTTCATACATTCTGCTCGACTTGAAGGCCTTTCAGGAGATGGGTATATTCGTCTGTTCAGGAATCTTCCTCTCTGCGGTTTTCACAATTGTCGTGCTCCCGGGACTTGTGCCTTCAAGAGAAACTGTGAATCCGCAACGTGCATCACCTCCAAGAGACGTAAATCGTCTTGCGAAAAAGGTAGTTGTCTGGGCCGTTATAGTGGGCAGTATCGCCTCTCCTTTTCTGATCATGACAATTCCAATGACTATTGACCAGTATAATTTCTTCAAAGAGAATTCGGAGATTAGAAGAAGCGCAAACACCATGAAAGAGGCTTTCGGTTGGCTGACAAATTATTCGCTGATGGTTACACCAAAAGAAGGGGATAGCATTGCATTAACGACAGATCATGTAGAGAGTTTGGAAGCGTTCGAAGCGGAGCTAAAGAGACTTGATGGAGTTTCGAAGGTCATGAGTCTACTCGATCTGTCAAGAGAGACGGGTGTTCCGTTGACGCTTATGGTGAGAGCACTGAACTCAAGTGATGTTTTCGGTGACTCTACAACACTTCTTGTGAGCGACAATGCTATACGATTCAATCTGTTCTCTCCGGAGAGCGACAGTCGAAGCGCCGAAAAACTGAAGTTGGCCGTCGAAGAACTAATAATGAGCTATCCGGAACTGGATGACAATTTCAGGTTCAATCTGGCTGGAACTACGCTTATATGGAAGAGCGTGAACTCCTCTGTTGTTAACAATCAGATTCAGAGCTTGATAGTATCGTTTGGGCTTATCATGCTCCTCCTATTCACGATATTCAAAAGTTTGAAGTCGACAATCATCGCCACGATACCTATTCTCCTTACAACTCTTTTCAACTTCGCTTTTATGGCGCTTTTCAGGATCCCGTTGAGCATTTCTACAGCGCTCATTTCGGGAATGTTGATGGGACTGGTAATCGATTATTCGATTCACTTCACTATCTGGTTCAGGAGGTTCGGCGATTCACGTAGGGCATATCAACAGACCGCAAATGCAATTCTTGCAAACGGGCTCAGTCTTGTTGCTGGCTTTTCAGTTCTTCTGCTTTCACCTCTCTTGTTGTACGTTGATGTGGCGAAGTTGATGGTTAGCGGACTTGTTGTGGGAATGGTTCTTACTCTAATACTTCTGCCAGAGATCGCATCTAGAAGTAAGAAGTTTTCTGATAGGGCAAAAGCCTCTGACTGATATAATTCACTTATATTCAGATTGGAGGTGGCGTTCTGAAAGCTCTCGTTTCTCTTCTTCCAGACGATCTGAATCGGTTTGTCAGAGAGCTGTGGGATGAATTGAAAACAGACTTCGGATTACGTTCGGTTATGCTCAATCCATTTCCACACATTAGCTATTGCATTTTCGAAGAGACGACTGTCACTTCAGATTCCATGCTTGAAGAGATTGCGGCCGTTATGGGTGCCTTCCCGGCAAAGACAGAATATCTTGGTATTTTCACTGGTGAGAGACCGGTTATTTTCATTGGAGTAGCTAAAAGTCCTAGTTTGGCTTCTCTTCATAAATCGCTATGTAAAGTCCTTTGTGAAGCGGTAGACAGCAAAGCAGCCGTTTACAGCGAGACTCGCTGGATTCCTCATATAACACTTGCCTATGGAGATGATATTAATCGAAGCAACATAGGTCCTGTGATGGAGAGACTTGCATTCAGGGACTTCCATCATGAGTTTGTAATTGACAATCTGGCAGTTCTTGAAGAGATTCCAGAGAAGGGAATTGTTGTCAGTAAGAGCTTCAGACTCACCTGTTCCTGAAGACAAGCTGGTCTATCTTTATGAATCATTTTTCGTGACTTTCAGTGTCTCAGATGGGCTCTCAAAGAGTCCAATTTGTTATAATCGATCAGAAGAAGGAGGTAGATGAATGAAAAGAATTGGCTGGAAGGAGATAGATTTGAAAATTCCACTGCCGAAGAATGTAAAGTCAACTGAATGTTTAAGTGAACTAGAGGAGTTCATCGGACAGGAGAGAGCCATAAGAGCTTTGGAGACAGGGCTTCATATAAACGCAAAGGGATACAATGTTTTTGTTTCCGGCAGTAACAACACCGGAAGAAGGACATTTGTCAGTCGTTATCTGAAGAAGAAGGTCGAAGGAACAAAGACTCCGGGCGACTGGATATATGTCTACAACTTTGATGAACAAAGGTCGCCAAATTCAATTCCACTTGAAGCGGGCGCTGGGAAGGTATTTCAGAAAGAGATGAACGAGTTTGTTGAGATAGCTATCAACTCGATCAGCGAGAGCTTTCAGAGTGAGGACTACCAGCAGAAGGTAACTTCGATCCAGAATGAGCAATCGGAAAAGCGTTCAAGTATGCTGAAGGAATTGTTAGAAAAGGCGAAAGAAAAGGATTTCACTGTTCAAATAAACCAGACAGGAGTTGCAACGATTCCTCTCTGGAACGGTAAACCGCTTACCCAGGAAGTGTACGAAGCCTTACCGGAGGAATACCAGAAGCAGCTTACCAAGAAAGGCGAGGAAGTCCGTGAATTAGTCAACTCGTATCTTCTTAGATTGAGCAAGATGGAAAAGGAGTATGGTGAGAAGTACAAGGAATTGAATCGAAACGTGGCTTCTTTCGCAGTTGAAGGTCACATAAAGGAGATGAAAGACAAGTTTAGCAAGAACAAAGAGGTCGTTGATTTTATAGAGAGCATGAAGGAAGACTTGCTTGACAATCTGGGAGTATTCTTCAGCCAGGAGATCGACTCCAAAGCTTTCTTCGGCAAGAGATATGCGGTCAATCTGTTTGTCGACAACTCGGGAATAGAGGGGAAACCCGTTGTGGAGGTAACAAACCCCAATTACTCCTCCCTTTTCGGAAGAATAGAGTATGTAGCAAAGATGGGAATGCTTGATACCGACCACACCATGATAAGGCCAGGCGCAATACATAACTCGAACGGCGGGTATCTTGTCCTTGATGCCAAGAGCGTACTGAGCGAACCCTACGTCTGGCAGACTCTGAAGCAGGTACTCTTTTCCGGTCTCGAAGGAATTGAGAATCTAGAACACAAGATCGGTCTCTTATCGACTGTTAGTCTGAAGCCTGAGCCAATTCCGCTGGATATAAAGATAATCATGATAGGCGAGCCGTGGATATACAGCATGTTAAGTACGCTCGATACGGATTTCAAGAAGCTCTTCAAGATTAAAGCCGAGTTTGATTGGGAAATGGCGTTGGAGAAGGACACGATTGGCAAGCTCTGTGGGCTAACCTGCAATATTGTGAGGGAGAATACTTTGAAGCCGCTTGAAAGGGACGGAATCAAAGAAGTGATAAAGAGAGCGATATTCCTTTCGGGAAGCAGGAAGAAAGTCTCGACTCAGTTTGGTACCCTTGAACAGCTCCTCCTGGAGAGCTCGGCCATGGCGGATATGAAGAAGCACGATATGATAGAGGCTGAGGATGTATCGACCGCTTGGGAAGAGATGCATACAAGGGTCTCCCTCTATCAGGACAAGATAAAGGAAATGTTCAAGAACTCGACATTGATGGTTCAGACAGATGGTGAGCTTGTTGGTGAGATAAACGGTTTGACAGTAGTCCAGACAGAGGATCTCTCTTTTGGAATACCGGTGAAAATAACTGCCAAAGCCGGTCCGGGCAACAGCGGTATAGTTGACATACAGAAAGAATCGGAACTAAGTGGAAGCATCCACAACAAAGCCAGCCTGACTATTCAGGGATACATGAGTTCGAGATATGCGCAGCAATTCCCGCTGAGTCTGAACGGTTCGATAAGTTTTGAGCAGGTCTATTCGACAGTTGAAGGGGATAGCGCTTCCGTGGCGGAGACAGTCGCTTTCCTGTCTGCAATTGCCGATGTACCGATTAAGCAGTCAATAGCAGTTACGGGCTCGATCAATCAAAGCGGAAGAGTCCAACCCGTAGGCGGAGTTCAGTACAAGATTCAGGGCTTCTATGATCTCTGCAAGATAAAGGGGTTTACCGGTCAACAGGGAGTGGTCGTGCCTCAGGCGAACTCTGACAATGTTGTTCTCCCTGACGAAATAATTAATGCCATTAAGGAAGGGAGATTCAACATATGGACCGTTGAGACCGTGGACGAGGCCATTGAGGTACTGACGGGCATGAAGTCGGGAAAGCTCGGGAAGAGCGGAGAGTACTCGCCTGGCAGCTTCAACCAGAGGGTAATAGAGAAGTTGATGAAGTACTATGAGATAGCTTCTCAATCGAAGAAATGACTAAGCAAGATACGTAAATCAATGGTGGTTGTTCAAATGGCCAATAAGAAAAATGGCGACAGACATATCTGGCATGTCCATCGCCATTTTTCGTAAGGCAGCTACCTGATCATGATTCGGAGTCTATTGCCGCGAATCTGTTCAGCATATAGTTTATGTATCCCTTTACATAAGAAGCAGTCTCTCTGAGAATCTCAACGGAGAGGTTGTCTAATTTCGATGTCTTGCCTGCTTCGTGAAGATCATCGAAATACTCTTTGCCTAGCCAGACTGCCTGAGGTTTCTCAAGTTCATTTCCCATAACATGTTTGAGTTCATAGTATACTGGATTGAGTTTCTCTCTGGAGTACTTCCGCAAATCTACCGCGGCCTGCTTCGGATTCTTGACGATTCTGGCAGGAACCTCTTCGAGCGCCATTAGCAGGGGCTCGTATTGTCCCCAAATCAAATAACCACCGTAGAAGTCGTATGCGAAGTGATAATTCGCAAAGATGGCGAGCCACTTGTCCATGTTGAAAGGAAGCTTCAGCAGTTCGAAAAACGGCGCGGGGAATGTATGAAAAGGCTGGCCGACATCTTCAAGATAGTGCATTGCTCTACCCATGAAGCGGTATGCCCAATAATGGTCTCCTCTGGAATAAGCGATCTCGGCCAGATCGCTGAAGTACTGAACGACGTCAGTCACTTCTCCGACTCTAACGAAGAAGAGCATTCTGTATTCCATGTGTCTTAATCCCTGGCTGTCTCCGAGGAGCGTCTCTATTCCCTTTAGTTCGAGCCCCTTATCCATGCCTAGATCGGGCTCGTAAGAATAGACCGAAAGGATCTGCCACAGGGGTGCCAAATTGTCAACAGGTCTGGGGTTTGGGAAGACTGCGCTGTATAGGTCGAGATCTTCTTCCGGCAGATAGCTCTCGCCGAGATAATCGTAGAAACCCTCTATGGCCGGATTGTATTCACGAGTGTCAACATCGGCGTATGTGTACGGGGTTATCTCAACGTACTTGTCAAAAACCTCCTCATACTGGGATACAATCAAATACGTTAGAGCATCGTGCCCCGACCATGAAAATCCGAACACGGCTAATAGCAGTATTAGAATCATCATCACCTTTTTCACGTAACCACCTCCAATTCTTATAATAACAGATTCAAACTGCATTATTGTCTTCTTGATACCGATTAGCTTCGTGATAGGCAAGCTTTCTGATAGTATTGTCTAAGAAAAGCAGTTTAGGGAGGTGCAATATGGCCGACGCTTCTAGAGGAGTTTCAAGAGGCTCATTAGACGTGCGGATTCTTCAAGATATTGAATTTGATTTCCAGCTCTACAGGTCTCTTGGTGCAGTATCGTACGAAGGAGGCACCGTAGGAGAGATTCTTTCGCTTGTACCGCATATAGATTGTGAAGACCCATCAACTTGGGTGAAGTCATTCAAGGACCTGGCAACAAGGTTGAAGAACCACGCTCTGAAGGTTTTGCAGAAGGGCAATAGCGAGACTGCTAGACAGGAGTTTCTGAGAGCAGCAAGTTACTTCAGAGCAGCAGAGTACTTCGGAGATCCTCGAGACTCTAAGACAAGGTACATCGGTATGGAAAGCAGAGATTGCTTTGTATATGCTTTCAGAACCACTGATATTCAGTTCGAAGCTGAGAGAATACCCTACGGTGAGGATTTCATTCCGGCGTACTGGATTGCTCCAACGACCGGCGGCACGAAGAAGACGATAATTATGATGAGTGGTTTTGACGGGACATCGGAAGAGATGTATTTCCAGGCAGGCTCGGCCGCTTTGCAGAGGGGTTACGCGGTTGTTCTCTTCGATGGCCCCGGTCAGGTAGGAATGAGAAGGTTTTCGCCCGAGACTCCGTTGCGTCCTGACTACGAAGTTCCGATTTCCAAAGTTGTCGACTATGCTTTGTCGAAGGAGGATGTCGATCCATCAAGACTCGCGCTGTATGGCATTAGTCTCGGAGGTTATTTCTCACTTAGGGCCGCTGCTCACGATTCCAGAATAAAAGCCCTGATTTCCAA
Coding sequences:
- a CDS encoding MMPL family transporter, with protein sequence MRKAVSFALLAAVVIILLSGINGLSFDPSPAAFLSHDDPELAAFNRIAEVFGDTGSIMVILNASETPLELLKRISDEIKSLDWVNSVLSATEAMKLGRFNLFTLRIPTEDYVYLEDGKLVLNEDLLTDPIYSNLLISSDGSYYGILITIADGNELSSDTLVPELRSKLDSLDVKGYRLIGESVANTETFRSIIDLTFKYPPFILLAILMVYVIKFRKVSLALLTLVPPLASVMAIVGVMGIMKLSINSLTVMIPSFIVIIGSAYGMHFLSRFEENIHLKNAVSRTVHEERVPVLLSALTTMAGFSSYILLDLKAFQEMGIFVCSGIFLSAVFTIVVLPGLVPSRETVNPQRASPPRDVNRLAKKVVVWAVIVGSIASPFLIMTIPMTIDQYNFFKENSEIRRSANTMKEAFGWLTNYSLMVTPKEGDSIALTTDHVESLEAFEAELKRLDGVSKVMSLLDLSRETGVPLTLMVRALNSSDVFGDSTTLLVSDNAIRFNLFSPESDSRSAEKLKLAVEELIMSYPELDDNFRFNLAGTTLIWKSVNSSVVNNQIQSLIVSFGLIMLLLFTIFKSLKSTIIATIPILLTTLFNFAFMALFRIPLSISTALISGMLMGLVIDYSIHFTIWFRRFGDSRRAYQQTANAILANGLSLVAGFSVLLLSPLLLYVDVAKLMVSGLVVGMVLTLILLPEIASRSKKFSDRAKASD
- a CDS encoding 2'-5' RNA ligase family protein, with protein sequence MNRFVRELWDELKTDFGLRSVMLNPFPHISYCIFEETTVTSDSMLEEIAAVMGAFPAKTEYLGIFTGERPVIFIGVAKSPSLASLHKSLCKVLCEAVDSKAAVYSETRWIPHITLAYGDDINRSNIGPVMERLAFRDFHHEFVIDNLAVLEEIPEKGIVVSKSFRLTCS
- a CDS encoding ATP-binding protein; the encoded protein is MKRIGWKEIDLKIPLPKNVKSTECLSELEEFIGQERAIRALETGLHINAKGYNVFVSGSNNTGRRTFVSRYLKKKVEGTKTPGDWIYVYNFDEQRSPNSIPLEAGAGKVFQKEMNEFVEIAINSISESFQSEDYQQKVTSIQNEQSEKRSSMLKELLEKAKEKDFTVQINQTGVATIPLWNGKPLTQEVYEALPEEYQKQLTKKGEEVRELVNSYLLRLSKMEKEYGEKYKELNRNVASFAVEGHIKEMKDKFSKNKEVVDFIESMKEDLLDNLGVFFSQEIDSKAFFGKRYAVNLFVDNSGIEGKPVVEVTNPNYSSLFGRIEYVAKMGMLDTDHTMIRPGAIHNSNGGYLVLDAKSVLSEPYVWQTLKQVLFSGLEGIENLEHKIGLLSTVSLKPEPIPLDIKIIMIGEPWIYSMLSTLDTDFKKLFKIKAEFDWEMALEKDTIGKLCGLTCNIVRENTLKPLERDGIKEVIKRAIFLSGSRKKVSTQFGTLEQLLLESSAMADMKKHDMIEAEDVSTAWEEMHTRVSLYQDKIKEMFKNSTLMVQTDGELVGEINGLTVVQTEDLSFGIPVKITAKAGPGNSGIVDIQKESELSGSIHNKASLTIQGYMSSRYAQQFPLSLNGSISFEQVYSTVEGDSASVAETVAFLSAIADVPIKQSIAVTGSINQSGRVQPVGGVQYKIQGFYDLCKIKGFTGQQGVVVPQANSDNVVLPDEIINAIKEGRFNIWTVETVDEAIEVLTGMKSGKLGKSGEYSPGSFNQRVIEKLMKYYEIASQSKK
- a CDS encoding phospholipase translates to MKKVMMILILLLAVFGFSWSGHDALTYLIVSQYEEVFDKYVEITPYTYADVDTREYNPAIEGFYDYLGESYLPEEDLDLYSAVFPNPRPVDNLAPLWQILSVYSYEPDLGMDKGLELKGIETLLGDSQGLRHMEYRMLFFVRVGEVTDVVQYFSDLAEIAYSRGDHYWAYRFMGRAMHYLEDVGQPFHTFPAPFFELLKLPFNMDKWLAIFANYHFAYDFYGGYLIWGQYEPLLMALEEVPARIVKNPKQAAVDLRKYSREKLNPVYYELKHVMGNELEKPQAVWLGKEYFDDLHEAGKTSKLDNLSVEILRETASYVKGYINYMLNRFAAIDSES